CAAAATTTCTCAAggaactcatcaacaagaagagaagttggaaTGAAAAGGAGACCGTGATCTTGACCCAAGAGTGTAGCACAGTAATTCAAAGAGGCATTTCACCAAAACTCAAGTAATATCATGCACCATAGGCAACATGACATTGGAAAGAGTCCTCTGTGATTTAGGTGCCAGTATCAACTTGATGCCTCTCTCAATGATGAAAAAGCTTGCAATAAAGGAAGTTAAACAAACCAGAATGTCACTTCAAATGGCTGATAGATCACTCAAGATACCTAATGGAGTTGTAGAGAACTTCTTGGTGAAGGTTGGAAAATTCATCTCCCCTGCTGATTTTGTCATTTTAGACATAGAAGAAGAGGGACACaactcaattatcttgggacgacctttcctagccacaacaaaagcTATCATTGATGTAGAGAAAGGTGAAATGATCCTCAGGGTGCATGATGAGCAAATGATCGTCAATGTCTTTAAAGTAATGCAATATTCCCCTGAGAAAAAAAAGCATATGAGAGTGGAAATGATAGAAGATTTGGTGGAAGAAGTGCTTGAAACCAACGGTcaagaggaacaagaagaagaaatagaagcaaaTCAAGATGTCATAAAAGGACAAGTATCTGAAATCTCTTTTGAAGGCAAGATAGAGGAGATGCCAAAGCAAGAATTGAAGCCTCTCCCTCCTTATCTCAAGTATGCATTCCTTGGAGGAAAGGAGACCCTGCCAGTAATCATCAATTCCTCCTTAAGCATGGAAGATGAAGCAAAGCTAATTGAAGTgttaaaaattcacaaaacagCTTTAGGATGGACAATTGATGACATCAAGGGTATAAGCCCTGCTATTTGTATGCATAAGATATTTCTAGAAGAGGATTCAAGACATGTAGTACGACCTCAAAGAAGGCTTAACCcaaccatgaaggaagtggttcAAAAGGAGGTGATGAAGTTGTGGAATACTGGAATCATATACCCAATTTCTGACAGCCCTTGGGTGAGTCCAGTCCAAG
The genomic region above belongs to Arachis duranensis cultivar V14167 chromosome 3, aradu.V14167.gnm2.J7QH, whole genome shotgun sequence and contains:
- the LOC107479393 gene encoding uncharacterized protein LOC107479393, translating into MTLERVLCDLGASINLMPLSMMKKLAIKEVKQTRMSLQMADRSLKIPNGVVENFLVKVGKFISPADFVILDIEEEGHNSIILGRPFLATTKAIIDVEKGEMILRVHDEQMIVNVFKVMQYSPEKKKHMRVEMIEDLVEEVLETNGQEEQEEEIEANQDVIKGQVSEISFEGKIEEMPKQELKPLPPYLKYAFLGGKETLPVIINSSLSMEDEAKLIEVLKIHKTALGWTIDDIKGISPAICMHKIFLEEDSRHVVRPQRRLNPTMKEVVQKEVMKLWNTGIIYPISDSPWVSPVQVVPKKGGMTVIFNEKNELIPTRTVTGWRMCIDYRRVNEAIRKDHFHLPFIDQMLERLAGHAYYCFLDGYSAYNQIVVDPKDQEKTSFTCPFGVFAYKKMPFGLCNAPATFQRCMLSIFSDMVEKFLEVFMDDFSVFEGIVLGHKVSSRGIEVDKTKIEIIEKLPIPVNDAKPRLIRWVLLLQEFDIEVRDRKGSENQVADHLSRLPQEINQDAPQPVNEKFPNERLLQVQQAPWFANIANYKVGRRIPQEFTRQ